The following proteins are co-located in the Sphingobacteriaceae bacterium genome:
- a CDS encoding aminotransferase class I/II-fold pyridoxal phosphate-dependent enzyme: MKEFETNAIRAQLERTSYNEHTVPVFLTSSFIFDTAEDMRKAFADESDAFIYSRYSNPNTEEFIQKVCLLEGAEAGVATSSGMAAIYSSLAALLKSGDHIISCSSVFGATHAIFTKYFPKWNISYSYFNAADEKAIEKLIKPETKIIFLETPTNPGIDVLDLELIGQIAKKHNLILIIDNCFATPYLQQPIQFGADIVIHSATKYMDGQGRVLGGIAVGKKELIHEIYLFARLTGPSLSPFNAWTLSKSLETLALRMDKHSENALYIAEHLQQNDKIEFVKYPFLKSHPRYEIAKKQMKSGGGIIAFNINGGYSAAQNFMDKLKMIKISPNLGDARTIATHPASSTHCKLSDQEREEVGIGPGLIRISVGLENKNDILADILQALR; encoded by the coding sequence ATGAAAGAATTTGAAACTAATGCTATTCGGGCACAGTTGGAGCGAACTAGTTATAATGAACATACTGTTCCGGTATTTCTTACTTCCAGTTTTATTTTTGATACCGCTGAGGATATGCGCAAAGCTTTTGCAGATGAAAGTGATGCTTTTATTTATTCGCGATACAGTAATCCGAATACCGAGGAGTTCATTCAAAAAGTTTGTTTATTAGAGGGTGCTGAAGCCGGTGTTGCAACTTCGTCGGGTATGGCAGCCATTTACTCTTCTTTGGCTGCATTATTAAAAAGCGGAGATCATATCATTTCATGCTCTTCGGTTTTTGGAGCAACCCATGCTATTTTCACCAAGTATTTTCCAAAATGGAATATCTCTTATTCATATTTTAATGCAGCTGATGAAAAAGCAATTGAAAAACTGATTAAACCGGAAACAAAAATTATTTTTTTGGAAACGCCCACCAACCCGGGTATTGATGTATTGGATTTAGAATTAATAGGTCAAATTGCAAAAAAACATAACTTAATTTTAATAATTGATAATTGTTTTGCTACGCCCTATTTACAACAACCCATTCAATTTGGGGCCGATATAGTTATACATTCTGCAACAAAATATATGGATGGGCAAGGCAGAGTATTAGGTGGCATTGCAGTGGGCAAAAAGGAATTGATTCATGAAATATATCTTTTTGCCCGTTTAACCGGGCCATCGCTTTCTCCTTTCAACGCTTGGACTTTAAGCAAAAGTTTAGAAACACTTGCTTTGAGAATGGATAAGCACAGTGAAAATGCATTATATATAGCCGAACATTTACAGCAAAATGATAAAATTGAATTTGTAAAATACCCTTTTCTTAAATCACATCCAAGATACGAGATTGCCAAAAAACAAATGAAAAGTGGCGGAGGAATAATAGCATTTAATATTAATGGCGGTTATTCAGCAGCACAAAATTTTATGGATAAATTAAAAATGATTAAGATTTCTCCAAATTTAGGCGATGCGAGAACTATTGCTACACATCCGGCATCTTCTACTCATTGTAAATTATCTGATCAAGAACGGGAAGAAGTTGGTATTGGACCGGGTTTGATTCGAATTTCAGTTGGTCTCGAAAATAAAAATGATATTTTAGCAGATATATTGCAGGCCTTACGTTAA
- a CDS encoding OsmC family protein, with amino-acid sequence MKINIERVDEHFKMIAKNESGNEIIMDAGLSVGGHGSGFGPHSLLLAALGGCSSIDILLILKKQKQEVTGFEVEVESEKVKVESYSLFKEIVLHFKIKGKVDADKAEKAITLSLEKYCSVSKTLEPTAKITHKLTISD; translated from the coding sequence ATGAAAATTAATATTGAAAGAGTTGATGAGCATTTTAAGATGATTGCTAAAAATGAAAGTGGAAATGAAATAATTATGGATGCAGGTCTCAGTGTGGGTGGTCATGGCAGTGGCTTTGGACCTCACTCACTTTTGTTAGCCGCGTTGGGTGGTTGTAGCAGCATTGATATTTTGCTCATTCTTAAAAAACAAAAACAAGAGGTAACCGGTTTTGAGGTTGAGGTTGAAAGTGAAAAAGTAAAAGTGGAATCATATTCTTTGTTTAAGGAAATTGTATTGCATTTTAAAATAAAAGGAAAAGTTGACGCAGATAAAGCGGAAAAAGCAATTACTCTTTCTCTTGAAAAATACTGTTCAGTTTCTAAAACACTTGAACCTACAGCAAAGATTACACATAAGTTAACGATATCAGATTGA
- a CDS encoding homoserine dehydrogenase has protein sequence MAKRLKIGLFGFGCVGQGLYHVLNNSTGFKADIAKICVKDKNKTRNVKADLITYDKWEILNDPRIDIVIELIDDATEAFNIVSEALQSGKNVVTANKKMLAVHLSELYDLQRKHNVSLLYEGSACGSIPIIRTLEEYFDNEEILNVSGIFNGTTNYILTKTINEKLSYAEALLEAQQKGFAESDPTNDVEGYDAKYKAIIIALHAFGLIIPENEVFNLGITGLGNEDVKYALEKNYKIKLIPVIQRLKNNEVCAFVLPKFVKADSPLYNVENEFNGVQLQGKFSGQQFLQGRGAGSYPTGAAVLSDVSALSYGYTYEYKKLHQQHPVGFTNNVIIDVYLRYAKEEDLNQLQFEQIKEKFTGDNYNYVTGKIRLQALITNKDFLIRNKIFVALINDEVQLAELEIKKEKKSLYLSELI, from the coding sequence ATGGCAAAGAGATTAAAAATAGGATTATTCGGATTTGGCTGTGTGGGTCAGGGTTTGTACCATGTATTAAACAATAGTACTGGCTTTAAAGCCGACATTGCAAAAATTTGCGTGAAAGATAAAAACAAAACAAGAAATGTAAAGGCAGATTTAATTACATACGATAAGTGGGAAATATTAAATGATCCACGAATTGATATTGTGATAGAATTAATTGATGATGCAACAGAAGCATTTAATATTGTAAGTGAAGCATTACAAAGTGGTAAAAACGTGGTAACGGCCAACAAAAAAATGCTAGCTGTGCATTTAAGTGAATTGTACGATTTGCAAAGAAAGCACAATGTTTCCTTATTGTACGAAGGTTCGGCTTGCGGAAGTATTCCCATCATAAGAACTTTAGAAGAATATTTTGACAATGAAGAAATACTAAATGTATCCGGTATTTTTAACGGTACAACCAATTATATTTTAACTAAAACTATAAATGAAAAATTAAGTTATGCAGAAGCTTTACTTGAGGCGCAGCAAAAAGGCTTTGCAGAAAGTGATCCCACAAATGACGTGGAAGGCTACGATGCAAAATACAAGGCAATAATAATTGCATTGCATGCTTTTGGGTTAATAATTCCGGAAAATGAAGTGTTTAATTTAGGAATAACCGGATTGGGTAATGAAGATGTAAAGTATGCCCTGGAAAAAAATTATAAAATAAAATTAATCCCGGTCATCCAACGTTTGAAAAATAACGAAGTTTGTGCCTTTGTTTTACCTAAGTTTGTTAAAGCTGACAGTCCACTTTATAATGTAGAAAATGAATTTAATGGCGTACAGTTACAGGGTAAATTTTCAGGTCAGCAATTTTTGCAGGGTAGAGGAGCAGGTTCGTATCCAACAGGGGCAGCGGTGTTGTCGGATGTTTCGGCACTTTCTTATGGCTACACATATGAATACAAAAAACTCCATCAACAGCACCCGGTAGGGTTTACCAATAATGTGATCATCGATGTGTATTTAAGATATGCTAAGGAAGAAGATTTAAATCAGCTACAATTTGAGCAAATTAAAGAAAAGTTTACGGGAGACAATTATAATTATGTAACCGGGAAAATAAGATTACAAGCCTTAATCACTAATAAAGATTTTCTGATTCGTAATAAAATATTTGTGGCTTTAATTAATGATGAAGTACAATTAGCTGAGTTGGAAATAAAAAAAGAGAAAAAATCTTTATATTTATCTGAATTAATATAA